A segment of the Armatimonadota bacterium genome:
GTGGGGCCGGGGGGTTACTTCATCGACTTCGTCCGCTGCTGGAAGGTGGCGGCCAAGCCCACTCCGCAGGAGAAGGACCTGTTCAAGCGCTGCTACGACTCGCTTTACGCCGGCATCGCCGCCATGAAGCCTGGCGCCACCACGGCGGATGTGGCGGCGCAGTTCCCCGAGTACGACGACGACAAGTACGGCAGCGTCAGCCTGCAGCAGTTCGCCCACAGCATCGGCCTGTCGCTGTACGAGGGCATGTGGGTGTCCCGCGCCTACTCCTTCAAGTATCCGGCCGAGATCAAACAGAACATGTACTTCGCCATCGAGACCTTCAGTGGCTTCCCCGGCCTGGAGCAGACGGTACGCCTGGAGGAGAACATCTGCATCACCGACAAGGGGGCGGAGCGCTTCACCCTGTGCGAGCACCCGGAGTACTGGTGGGACTGAGTGGGGGTGGCGGCGGAATGGTCCCCTATGGCAGGCGGGGCGATTGGTGCGATCGGGGTGAGCGATGGAGTTCTGGGTAGGGCAGACGCTGAATGGGCTCTCCTTTGGGGCTCTTCTCTTTCTGCTGGCCAGCGGGCTCTCATTGATGTTTGGGTTGATGCGCATCGTCAACATCGCCATCGGCTCCTACTACCTGATCGGTGCCTACGTGGCCCTTTCGGCACTGAAGTTCAGCGGGCAGCTGGGCTTGGCGCTGCTGGGGGCGGTGGCGGCCGTAGCGCTCATCGGCGTGGGTATGCAGCGTTTCCTGCTGGCACGGTTCCACGCGGAGCCACAGCCTCAAGTCCTGCTCACCATGGGTGCGGCCTTCATGTTCGCTGACATCGCGCTCTGGCTGTGGGGGGGCGACCCCCAGCGCCTCCCCACGCCAAGAATGGTCGCCTTCTCCGTGGAGATCGGCCCCTCGGTCTTCCCTGCCTACCGCCTGGTTGTGATCGCGGTAGGCGTGCTGGTGTACCTGTTCCTGTGGCTGATCCAGGAGCGAACCCGCTTGGGGGCCATTGTCCGCGCGGCGGTGGACGACCAAGAGATGGCCAGGGGGCTGGGGATCAACGTGGGACGGATTCTCACCGCCATGTTCGCTGTGGGCGCAGGCCTGGCGGCACTGGCGGGCGTGGTGGGCGGGCCGTTCCTGGGCGTCTACCCGGGGGCCGATTTCGAGGTTATCCCGCTCGCCTTCGCCGTAGTGATCATCGGCGGGCTGGGCAGCTTGCATGGCGCGCTGGCCGGAAGCCTGCTGGTGGGACTGGTGGACAACTTTGGGAAGGCGCTCTTCCCCGAGCTGTCCTACTTCACGCTGTTCCTGCCCATGGCGCTGGTGCTGGCCATCCGGCCCACCGGGCTTTTCGGGAAGGGGTGAGCTCACTGCGCAGCGTCCTGCGGGTGCTCCGTCCCGTGGCGCTGGCCGCCCTGGCCGCTGCCTTTCTGGTCGTGCCACGGATCGTGCCGGTCTACTTCGTACACCTCCTCATCCTGACGCTCGTCTACGGCACCATGGCCATGAGCCTGGACCTGCTTATGGGCTACACCGGGCTGGTCTCCTTCGGTCACGCAGCGTACTTCGGGGTCGGGGGCTATACCGTGGGAATCCTGGCACTGCGCTATGGCCTGCCCACGCTGGCCGCGGGGGTGGGCGGGGTGCTGGTGGCCTTCGTGCAGGCCCTGCTGTTTGGCCTGGTGGCACTCCGAGCCACCGCCGTCTACTTTCTGATCATCACACTGGCCCTGGGCATGGCGACGTGGGGTCTGGCCTACCGCTGGGTCTCTCTCACCGGGGGTGACAACGGACTGGCGGGGATCCCTCCGCCGGAGGTGGGGTTGCCCTGGTCGCTGAGCGATCCCACCAACCTCTACTACCTGATCCTGGGTGTGGTGGTCCTGGCCGCGCTGGTTCTTTACCGGTTCGTGAGATCGCCGTTCGGGCTCAGTCTGCGGGGCATCCGGGAGAGCGAGTCTCGCATGCGGGTGCTGGGCTATAACACCTGGGCTCACAAGTACGTGGCCTTCGTGGTGGCCGGAACTTTCTCCGGGCTCGGTGGCGTCCTCTACGTCTTCTACAACGGCTTCGTCAGCCCCGCGGACGTCCACCTGACCGGTTCCGCGGAAGCCGTCCTCATGGTGCTGCTGGGCGGGTCCGGCACGCTCTTTGGTCCCGTGATCGGCGCGGGAGTTGTGGTCTTCCTGCGCAACCTGGTCAGTGCTTACACCCACCGCTGGCTGCTGATTCTGGGGCTGGTGTACGTGCTCACCGTGCTCTACGCGCCGCGCGGCATCCTGGGTGCGGCGCAGGAGTTGTGGAGGCGCCTGGAGCGGGCGGTGGTGAGGGAAGCGGAGCCCAGGGCGGAGGTGAGACCCATAGAGGAGGTTGCACCGCAACAGAATCCCACTGGAGGGGAGGAGAGCGTATGAGAAGGTCGATGGTCGTAGCACTGTGCGCGGTGCTGGTGCTCGTGGCCACGCTGGGTGGGGTCCCGCCCACGGGCTGGGCCCAGCAAGGACCCATCAAGATCGGTGCCGCCTGGCCACTCACCGGCTTGGTGGCGGCCAGCGGCAAGGACATGCTTAACGGGTTCGAGCTCTATCTTGAATCAATCAACCGCACCATGGCCGGCCGCCGGGTCGAGTTCATCATGGAGGACACGGGTGGCGTCCCGGCCAACGCCCTGACCAAGACACGTAAGCTGGTAGAGCGGGACCGCGTCCACCTGGTGATGGTGGGCCTGCTGGCCACCGAGGGGTATGCGGTCCGCGACTACGTTACCCGCTTCAGGGCCATCACGCTGTTTCCTATCGTCGCCGCAGACGACCTCACCCAGCGCGTCGGCAGCCCCTACATCATCCGCACTGGGTGGGCCAGCAGCCAGCCCTCCCACCCCTTCGCCGAGTACGTCTACAAAACCCTGAGGTACCGGAAGGTCGCCACCATTGCCAATGACTATGCCTTCGGGTACGAGGTGGTAGGGGGGTTCCACAAGAGCTTTGAGGACCTGGGTGGGTGCGTGGTGCAGAAGATCTGGAACCCCCTGGGGACCCCGGACTTCGGTCCCTTCCTGGCCCAGCTCCGCCG
Coding sequences within it:
- a CDS encoding ABC transporter substrate-binding protein, with protein sequence MRRSMVVALCAVLVLVATLGGVPPTGWAQQGPIKIGAAWPLTGLVAASGKDMLNGFELYLESINRTMAGRRVEFIMEDTGGVPANALTKTRKLVERDRVHLVMVGLLATEGYAVRDYVTRFRAITLFPIVAADDLTQRVGSPYIIRTGWASSQPSHPFAEYVYKTLRYRKVATIANDYAFGYEVVGGFHKSFEDLGGCVVQKIWNPLGTPDFGPFLAQLRRDVDAIFALEVGADAIRFMKQYEEFGLKARLPLIGGGVLTDESLLRSMGDEAIGTITALQWSAALATDHAKRFVDAYKAKFGTAPSYYAESLYSTGRWIDAAVRRIRGNVEDKTAFINALKMVELFDAARGPIKLDKYNNPIHNVYVRRVEKVAGTLQNTVIYTFFNVSQFWKYDPQKFLQQPLYTRDFPPLSGCR
- a CDS encoding branched-chain amino acid ABC transporter permease, giving the protein MSSLRSVLRVLRPVALAALAAAFLVVPRIVPVYFVHLLILTLVYGTMAMSLDLLMGYTGLVSFGHAAYFGVGGYTVGILALRYGLPTLAAGVGGVLVAFVQALLFGLVALRATAVYFLIITLALGMATWGLAYRWVSLTGGDNGLAGIPPPEVGLPWSLSDPTNLYYLILGVVVLAALVLYRFVRSPFGLSLRGIRESESRMRVLGYNTWAHKYVAFVVAGTFSGLGGVLYVFYNGFVSPADVHLTGSAEAVLMVLLGGSGTLFGPVIGAGVVVFLRNLVSAYTHRWLLILGLVYVLTVLYAPRGILGAAQELWRRLERAVVREAEPRAEVRPIEEVAPQQNPTGGEESV
- a CDS encoding branched-chain amino acid ABC transporter permease, coding for MEFWVGQTLNGLSFGALLFLLASGLSLMFGLMRIVNIAIGSYYLIGAYVALSALKFSGQLGLALLGAVAAVALIGVGMQRFLLARFHAEPQPQVLLTMGAAFMFADIALWLWGGDPQRLPTPRMVAFSVEIGPSVFPAYRLVVIAVGVLVYLFLWLIQERTRLGAIVRAAVDDQEMARGLGINVGRILTAMFAVGAGLAALAGVVGGPFLGVYPGADFEVIPLAFAVVIIGGLGSLHGALAGSLLVGLVDNFGKALFPELSYFTLFLPMALVLAIRPTGLFGKG